From Coffea arabica cultivar ET-39 chromosome 9c, Coffea Arabica ET-39 HiFi, whole genome shotgun sequence, one genomic window encodes:
- the LOC113707976 gene encoding monolignol oxidoreductase AtBBE-like 15: MPSSISLMFLPLLLFLLSSASWAAASDHSIEDKFYQCVNLHTDLSIPFHSAFFTPENASFTSVLQSTAMNLRCLGPSRPKPELIFTPLTESQVQAAVICAKELNIHLRVRSGGHDYEGMSYTSATPFPFIMIDLAKLRFINVSIEENSAWAQVGATIGEVYYRISQKSRIHGFPAGLCTSLGIGGHITGGAYGPMMRKYGLGADNVVDARIVDATGRILDRASMGEDLFWAIRGGGGGSFGILLAWKLKLVPVPLTVTVFTVPRTLEQGATKLLYRWQQVADTLDEDLFIRVLISAVNSTDQQGKRTIQTAYQALFLGRANRLLKVMKKGFPELGLTQKDCVEMSWIESVLYIAGYPPTLKPEFLLQRKSFFNKTYFKAKSDFVKEPIPKFALEGIWKRFLQEDSPFTIWNAYGGMMGKIPESEIPFPHRKGRKFMIQWLTAWQSGDKKTADKHIDWIRKLYDSVGPYVSKFPREAYVNYRDLDLGVDKLSGNVNYLKASFWGSSYFKDNFKRLVQVKTKVDPDNFFRHEQSIPTLHSLSEEDEKKMIN, encoded by the coding sequence ATGCCGTCTTCAATCTCACTCATGTTCCTCCCATTATTACTTTTTCTGTTATCATCAGCTTCATGGGCTGCTGCTTCAGACCATTCAATTGAAGATAAATTCTACCAGTGTGTAAATCTCCATACTGATCTTTCCATACCTTTTCATAGTGCATTTTTCACCCCAGAAAATGCTTCATTTACTTCAGTTCTGCAATCTACTGCGATGAACCTGAGGTGCTTGGGGCCATCTAGGCCTAAACCTGAGCTTATTTTCACACCATTGACAGAATCCCAAGTTCAAGCAGCAGTTATCTGTGCAAAAGAGCTTAATATTCATCTCAGAGTCCGCAGTGGAGGCCATGATTATGAGGGCATGTCGTATACTTCTGCTACACCATTCCCTTTCATAATGATTGACCTTGCCAAACTTCGATTCATCAATGTTAGTATAGAGGAAAACAGCGCCTGGGCCCAAGTAGGAGCTACAATTGGCGAAGTTTATTACAGAATTTCGCAGAAAAGTAGAATTCATGGTTTCCCTGCTGGCCTCTGTACAAGCTTGGGAATTGGCGGTCACATAACAGGAGGGGCATATGGTCCAATGATGCGAAAATACGGGCTTGGAGCTGATAATGTGGTGGATGCTCGAATAGTTGATGCAACAGGGAGGATTCTTGATCGTGCATCCATGGGAGAGGATCTTTTCTGGGCAATTCGAGGAGGCGGAGGAGGGAGCTTCGGAATCCTCCTTGCTTGGAAACTAAAGTTGGTTCCGGTACCGTTAACTGTCACAGTTTTCACTGTTCCAAGGACATTGGAACAAGGAGCAACTAAACTTCTGTACAGGTGGCAACAAGTTGCTGACACTCTTGATGAAGACCTCTTCATCAGAGTTCTCATAAGTGCTGTGAATTCTACTGATCAGCAAGGAAAGAGAACAATACAAACTGCCTATCAGGCCTTATTTCTTGGAAGGGCTAACAGACTCCTGAAAGTAATGAAGAAAGGCTTTCCTGAATTAGGATTAACACAAAAAGATTGCGTTGAAATGAGCTGGATTGAATCAGTTCTTTACATTGCTGGCTACCCGCCAACTTTAAAGCCTGAATTTTTGCTTCAGAGGAAGTCATTCTTCAACAAGACTTATTTCAAAGCTAAGTCAGATTTTGTAAAAGAGCCCATCCCAAAATTTGCGTTGGAAGGAATATGGAAAAGGTTTCTACAAGAAGATTCTCCGTTCACAATTTGGAATGCTTATGGTGGAATGATGGGAAAAATTCCCGAATCTGAAATTCCTTTTCCTcacagaaaaggaagaaaattcatgaTCCAGTGGCTGACGGCATGGCAAAGTGGAGACAAGAAAACTGCAGATAAGCACATTGATTGGATCAGAAAATTATATGACTCCGTAGGTCCTTATGTTTCTAAATTCCCCAGAGAAGCTTATGTGAATTACAGGGATCTTGATTTGGGAGTGGATAAGCTTAGCGGAAACGTAAATTATCTGAAAGCAAGTTTCTGGGGCTCTAGCTACTTCAAAGACAACTTCAAAAGACTCGTGCAGGTGAAGACAAAAGTTGATCCTGATAATTTCTTCAGGCACGAGCAGAGCATTCCAACGCTTCATTCCTTGTCTGAAGAAGATGAGAAGAAGATGATAAACTGA
- the LOC113708199 gene encoding CASP-like protein 1B2: MADEKVVEGAENGACQTPVVSANKANDWLIFLLRLFAFFATVSATVVMAINKQTLTVVVATIGRTPIQASVTAKFQHTPAFIFFVIANGLASIHNLLMLIVELIGHKFDFKGLRYLLIPILDMLNVALVSGGTSAAVFIGELARNGNSHAKWNKICDKFSTYCNHGGGAMIASSIGLVLMIIVTVISITKLRIQKSQNYSRLP, translated from the exons ATGGCTGATGAGAAAGTTGTGGAAGGGGCAGAGAATGGAGCTTGCCAAACACCAGTGGTTAGTGCTAACAAGGCAAATGATTGGCTAATCTTTTTGCTGAGGCTGTTTGCCTTTTTTGCAACTGTATCAGCCACAGTGGTGATGGCCATAAACAAGCAAACCTTAACAGTTGTTGTTGCCACTATTGGAAGAACTCCAATTCAGGCCAGTGTCACAGCCAAGTTTCAGCACACCCCAGCATTTAT ATTCTTTGTGATAGCTAATGGTTTGGCAAGCATTCATAACTTGCTAATGCTAATAGTGGAGCTCATAGGCCACAAGTTTGATTTCAAGGGTCTCCGGTATTTGCTGATTCCGATCCTAGACATG CTGAACGTTGCTCTGGTGTCTGGTGGTACAAGTGCAGCAGTTTTCATTGGTGAGCTTGCTCGAAATGGAAATTCTCATGCAAAATGGAACAAAATCTGTGACAAGTTCAGCACTTATTGTAACCATGGAGGTGGAGCCATGATTGCATCTTCCATAGGGCTAGTCCTGATGATCATTGTCACTGTTATTTCTATCACCAAACTTCGGATTCAGAAGTCTCAGAACTACTCTAGACTTCCTTAA